From the genome of Nakamurella flavida:
GGACAGCTCGTCGTCCAGCGCGACCATGAGGAAGTGGTGCACCCGCTTGTGGATGCGCTTGCCCTGTGCGGTGAACGAGTACTCCACGCTGCCCAGGCGGGCGGTGATCCGGCCGGAGATGCCGGTCTCCTCGGCGACCTCCCGCACGGCGGCCTGTTCGGTGGTCTCCCCGCGCTCGACATGCCCCTTGGGCAGCGACCAGCGCAACCGTCCGCGCCGGTCCAGCCGGCCGATCAGGGCGCCGTCGG
Proteins encoded in this window:
- a CDS encoding NUDIX hydrolase — protein: MSEPSVRPPESRQRHRATQETSAGGLVVRTVDGRADGALIGRLDRRGRLRWSLPKGHVERGETTEQAAVREVAEETGISGRITARLGSVEYSFTAQGKRIHKRVHHFLMVALDDELSDADVEVTEVAWVPLAEMNHRLAYAGERRLARRAVELLANTA